From Rhododendron vialii isolate Sample 1 chromosome 10a, ASM3025357v1, the proteins below share one genomic window:
- the LOC131303261 gene encoding uncharacterized protein LOC131303261, translating into MAKKRKSDATRLEEVDRTMYTSFCSAANSLSQLYTQSMNQQRLSFQAGERHSLEKLYEWILRQQESGTRVNTIDVVAYLQNELEYGLEEHQHPQTAMHLANTSFPVSSTSFGPTTAAQGPRSAHFDHYQPKTSVFSNALSSPVRRSLQQYHLPQGNYFPNNVMQSGNGARNNETLSPNNLIRDSNDLLMDMHSDSPGQESS; encoded by the exons ATGGCGAAGAAGCGAAAATCCGACGCGACGCGGCTGGAAGAGGTGGATCGGACGATGTACACCTCCTTTTGCAGCGCTGCGAATTCTCTCTCGCAGCTCTACACGCAGTCCATGAACCAGCAGCGGCTTTCCTTCCAAGCCGGTGAACGTCACAGCCTG GAGAAACTTTACGAGTGGATTTTGAGACAACAAGAAAGTGGAACACGAGTGAATACCATTGATGTAGTCGCATACTTGCAG AATGAGCTCGAGTATGGGTTAGAAGAGCACCAACACCCTCAAACTGCAATGCACTTAGCTAACACAAGTTTCCCAGTTTCTTCTACTTCATTTGGTCCAACAACTGCAGCACAGGGACCACGTTCAGCTCATTTTGATCACTATCAACCAAAGACTTCTGTTTTCTCCAATGCTCTCTCCAGTCCAGTTCGTCGGAGTCTTCAGCAATATCATTTGCCACAGGGTAATTACTTTCCCAACAATGTTATGCAATCCGGAAATGGAGCAAGAAATAATGAAACACTTTCCCCTAATAACCTAATCCGGGATTCCAATGACTTGTTGATGGACATGCATTCTGATAGCCCTGGCCAGGAATCTTCTTAA